In a single window of the Osmerus eperlanus chromosome 2, fOsmEpe2.1, whole genome shotgun sequence genome:
- the cbx8a gene encoding chromobox protein homolog 8a isoform X2 yields MEGLVSEVRRLLVLDRYSTWEPEENILDARLFAAFEERERERELFGPKKRGPKPETFLLKAKAKARVKTYEFRREIPRGIQVSYPVPEPVFTPRAREGLRAVVPTIFPPSTVNRGESVRVRPSGPERRPRLASQSSFRVEEFVNVPKKRGPKPKVHSRFDINSDSSSTVPANKSRLGEVEEYDLSKTQRHYPHEEETSNKSVIQLTRKFQEDTTITQKASSAQRQVGSASHSRTMNRDNGHPLMAGPEHQSHRTNDCPGAISIQHPKLKPLSKNYRHNSDYINQDQPTVVAKIPESINVDKPSKVSWTPCLGNLEKVVVTDVTTNFLTVTIKESSTDQGFFKPKR; encoded by the exons AAAACATTCTCGATGCAAGGCTCTTCGCAGCATTCGAGGAGAG GGAACGCGAGAGGGAATTATTTGGGCCGAAGAAGAGGGGGCCCAAACCTGAAACATTTCTGCTGAAG gCCAAAGCTAAAGCAAGAGTAAAGACATATGAATTCCGGAGAGAAATTCCCAGGGGTATTCAAGTTTCATACCCTGTCCCAGAGCCTGTCTTTACGCCGAGAGCTCGAGAGGGGTTAAGAGCCGTTGTCCCCACAATATTTCCTCCAAGCACCGTCAACAGAGGGGAGAGTGTGCGTGTAAGACCGTCGGGGCCTGAGAGAAGGCCTCGACTTGCCTCTCAATCCTCATTCAGGGTGGAGGAATTTGTTAATGTCCCCAAAAAGAGAGGACCAAAGCCCAAAGTACACTCACGTTTTGACATAAATTCTGACAGCTCTTCAACTGTACCTGCAAATAAGAGCAGGTTGGGGGAGGTGGAAGAATATGATCTGTCTAAAACACAAAGGCATTATCCTCACGAGGAAGAAACTTCAAATAAAAGCGTTATCCAGCTAACACGAAAGTTTCAAGAAGACACAACCATCACGCAAAAAGCAAGCAGTGCGCAAAGGCAAGTGGGGAGTGCATCCCACTCACGCACCATGAACCGAGACAATGGACACCCCCTCATGGCCGGACCTGAACATCAAAGCCACAGGACTAACGACTGCCCAGGTGCCATATCTATTCAACACCCCAAGTTGAAACCCTTATCTAAGAACTATCGACACAACAGTGATTACATAAATCAAGACCAGCCCACCGTAGTTGCCAAAATACCGGAATCAATTAATGTTGACAAGCCCTCAAAGGTGTCTTGGACCCCATGTCTGGGCAACTTAGAGAAGGTGGTGGTGACAGATGTGACAACAAACTTTTTGACAGTCACCATAAAAGAGAGCAGCACGGACCAAGGTTTTTTTAAGCCTAAAAGATAA
- the LOC134012767 gene encoding meteorin-like protein isoform X1, with translation MLMMVDTMSLKPVFLALLCLYWRQCVADLCNWSGSGLARETHSRTVLQVRLRCTEGSVEWVYPNQALRVVLEPNLSSSRHTTVCIKPFRNFRGASVYIERGGELDLLLADEGRPEQVFCFRADGPQKPAIFLQANLESDISRRPVGFRYELLGNRSTAPNLGKSVLQAACRPCNNTEQLLAICTSDFVVRGSIRSVSHDKERQTSLVEISEGRMFRQRSGVFERETATAGATRSGSSWHGHIHTLLQCHVKPGGGEFLFTGSEHFGEAWLGCAPRYKDFLSLYHKARKARLNPCDFPLD, from the exons ATGTTAATGATGGTGGATACAATGTCACTAAAGCCGGTCTTTTTAGCTTTACTGTGTTTATACTGGCGACAGTGTGTGGCTGACCTGTGTAACTGGAGTGGAAG TGGTTTGGCGCGTGAAACTCACTCTCGGACGGTGCTGCAGGTGCGGCTGCGCTGCACGGAAGGGTCGGTAGAGTGGGTGTACCCGAACCAAGCTTTGAGGGTTGTCCTGGAGCCCAATCTTTCATCTTCACGCCACACAACAGTGTGCATCAAACCGTTCCGCAACTTCCGTGGCGCCAGTGTATACATCGAACGTGGTGGGGAACTGGATTTGTTGTTGGCTGATGAAGGGCGTCCTGAGCAGGTGTTCTGTTTTCGGGCGGATGGACCGCAGAAACCAGCTATTTTTCTTCAGGCCAACCTGGAAAGCGATATCAGCCGACGGCCCGTGGGCTTCAGATACGAGTTGCTTGGAAACCGGAGTACAGCGCCAAACCTGGGCAAAAGTGTGTTGCAGG CTGCCTGCCGGCCCTGCAACAACACTGAACAGCTTCTTGCCATCTGCACCAGTGACTTTG TTGTCCGTGGCTCCATCAGAAGCGTATCCCATGACAAGGAGCGGCAGACCTCGCTGGTGGAGATCTCAGAAGGGAGGATGTTCCGCCAACGCAGTGGGGTGTTTGAACGAGAGACGGCCACCGCAGGGGCAACCAGGTCTGGGTCCTCCTGGCACGGACACATCCACACCCTTCTACAGTGTCATGTGAAGCCAGGGGGTGGGGAGTTCCTCTTTACAGGGTCAGAGCACTTTGGGGAAGCCTGGTTAGGCTGCGCCCCGCGATACAAAGACTTCCTGTCTCTATACCACAAAGCTCGGAAGGCCCGTTTGAATCCCTGTGACTTCCCCCTGGACTGA
- the LOC134012767 gene encoding meteorin-like protein isoform X2, with protein sequence MLMMVDTMSLKPVFLALLCLYWRQCVADLCNWSGSGLARETHSRTVLQVRLRCTEGSVEWVYPNQALRVVLEPNLSSSRHTTVCIKPFRNFRGASVYIERGGELDLLLADEGRPEQVFCFRADGPQKPAIFLQANLESDISRRPVGFRYELLGNRSTAPNLGKTACRPCNNTEQLLAICTSDFVVRGSIRSVSHDKERQTSLVEISEGRMFRQRSGVFERETATAGATRSGSSWHGHIHTLLQCHVKPGGGEFLFTGSEHFGEAWLGCAPRYKDFLSLYHKARKARLNPCDFPLD encoded by the exons ATGTTAATGATGGTGGATACAATGTCACTAAAGCCGGTCTTTTTAGCTTTACTGTGTTTATACTGGCGACAGTGTGTGGCTGACCTGTGTAACTGGAGTGGAAG TGGTTTGGCGCGTGAAACTCACTCTCGGACGGTGCTGCAGGTGCGGCTGCGCTGCACGGAAGGGTCGGTAGAGTGGGTGTACCCGAACCAAGCTTTGAGGGTTGTCCTGGAGCCCAATCTTTCATCTTCACGCCACACAACAGTGTGCATCAAACCGTTCCGCAACTTCCGTGGCGCCAGTGTATACATCGAACGTGGTGGGGAACTGGATTTGTTGTTGGCTGATGAAGGGCGTCCTGAGCAGGTGTTCTGTTTTCGGGCGGATGGACCGCAGAAACCAGCTATTTTTCTTCAGGCCAACCTGGAAAGCGATATCAGCCGACGGCCCGTGGGCTTCAGATACGAGTTGCTTGGAAACCGGAGTACAGCGCCAAACCTGGGCAAAA CTGCCTGCCGGCCCTGCAACAACACTGAACAGCTTCTTGCCATCTGCACCAGTGACTTTG TTGTCCGTGGCTCCATCAGAAGCGTATCCCATGACAAGGAGCGGCAGACCTCGCTGGTGGAGATCTCAGAAGGGAGGATGTTCCGCCAACGCAGTGGGGTGTTTGAACGAGAGACGGCCACCGCAGGGGCAACCAGGTCTGGGTCCTCCTGGCACGGACACATCCACACCCTTCTACAGTGTCATGTGAAGCCAGGGGGTGGGGAGTTCCTCTTTACAGGGTCAGAGCACTTTGGGGAAGCCTGGTTAGGCTGCGCCCCGCGATACAAAGACTTCCTGTCTCTATACCACAAAGCTCGGAAGGCCCGTTTGAATCCCTGTGACTTCCCCCTGGACTGA